The Labeo rohita strain BAU-BD-2019 chromosome 19, IGBB_LRoh.1.0, whole genome shotgun sequence genome window below encodes:
- the bet1 gene encoding BET1 homolog translates to MRRAGLGEGGPPGNYVASGYSVYEEENEHLQEGLKAKVNALKHLSIDIGNEVKYQNKMLGEMDTDFDSTGGLLGATIGRLKLISRGSQTKVYCYMLLFALFVFIVLYWVIKLR, encoded by the exons ATGAGGCGTGCAGGTTTGG GTGAAGGCGGCCCTCCAGGCAATTACGTTGCAAGTGGATACAGTGTGTATGAGGAGGAGAACGAACATCTGCAGGAGGGACTGAAGGCTAAAGTAAATGCACTTAAACAT CTTTCAATTGACATTGGAAATGAAGTCAAGTACCAGAATAAAATGTTGGGAGAAATG GACACGGACTTCGACTCAACTGGAGGTCTGTTGGGAGCCACCATAGGTAGATTGAAGCTCATCTCCAGGGGAAGCCAAACCAAGGTGTACTGCTACATGCTGCTGTTTGccctgtttgtttttattgtcttGTACTGGGTGATAAAACTGAGGTGA